The Rhizobium favelukesii genomic sequence GACGAAAGAGCGCTACCTGCGACCCCTTCTGGCATCGTAAGAATCGTTCGATTGGGATTGGAGGTCAAACAGGCTTGCGCCATGAAAAAAGGCTCATCTGGTTCTAGGTGTTTGCCTGACGTCCACGGAAGTGGTCAGAATGGTGATTTCCAAACGTTATGAGAATCGAAGGTGATTTTACTGTGCGCCGCAGATCGCCCAAAAACCGGGCTGCGGCGTTCAGCGAAAGTTCGAGAGATCCCAGGTCGTGCTTATTGCCTCGTATAGGGAGGGGCCAACAAATGGACGGCGCAATTAATGGGTTTCCTCCATACGGCTTTTCGGCTGTTGTAAAGTTCGGCGGGAGCATTATGCGCGATCTTGCAGTATGCAAGCACGCGGTAGCCGAACTTGAGCGTCTTGCCGATCATGGTCATAGAATTCTGGTTGTTCCCGGGGGCGGCATTCCGGACAAAGCAATAGAGGCGGTCGATGTGGCAGCTTCATTGACTCCCTCAACCGCGCACCATGCGTGCGCTCTGGCGCAGGACCAAACCGGATATATGCTTGCTGACCCGGCCTTCTCTTCCAAGCTAGTCCCGTCGGCGAGCCTCGGCGAGTGCCGAGCTCTCGCGAAAGCGGCGAAAGTCCCAGTCCTACTACCTTCCCGCTTGCTATTTGCGGCTGACCCAGTGGAATGGACCTGGCACATCACATCCGACGCTGTAGCCGCGTGGATAGCTTGGCTTACCAGCACTCCGAGGCTGGTCATCTGGACGAACGTAGATGGAGTGTATCGCGGTGGCGCTGTCGATGATCCTGCAGCACTCGTAGAACAAATCACCGCCCGGGAGCTTGTCCGTTTCGGCCACACGTCGATTGATGCATGTGCCGTCGATTTCATGGCGCAGAAACATCTCCCCGGCGCCGTGATTAACGCTCGGTATCCAGCACGTCTCGCCGACTGGCTCGCAGGGACCCCCGTCAGAGCCACCGACATTACGGTGAACGGAAGCGAAGAAGCAGATATCAACCCTCAAACTTTGGGGGATACATAATGGCCTCTCGTGCGTTGATCGTCTATGGCCCAGAAGTCGCACGGTCGGGTCTTACCTGCCTCCTCGACGACTTTATTCGCCAACGAACCGGTCTTGAACTCTCAGAACGGTTCTTCTCACTTCATAGTCGTGGATCGATTGGTGCGTTCTACTCGCTGACAAATTCGACCGGGGGTAGGCACTGGCCAGTCGTGCTGGACTTGTTCGACACGCGTCCTGTCTGCGCCTCGATTTGGAGCGGACCTAATGCGCTGTTCCTCGCGCAAGAACTAAAGGGGGAGTGTCAACCAGCCCAGGCTAGGCGTGGCACCGTACGCAGTCTCTTTTTCTGCGACAATCCGGTAACGAACCTCATCCATGTAAGCGACAGTCACGAAGTAATGAAGGCGGAGCTGGCAATCCTTCGAACACGATTCATCGGCTATGAGGTGGCCGCTTGGAATTTTCTCAACACTGGCTGCATCACCCATTCATCTTTCGAGACGTTGCTAAGTGTTCTCGGCGATCGGGGCGCTGCGCAGAGGTTCGGCAATTCGGGCGATAGTAGCGCCCTTGCACACGCGCGCTTCTGTTACACGAAAGCGATCCTGCTTGCATTGGAGCGGGGCCTCACAACAACGGTCCAAAATTACTTTCGCGGCGATCGCGCCGGGTTAGAAAGTCTCGTCCGGCACGCACCCCTCCTCTCCTCTTGGGACCGCCTCATCCTCGAGGCCGGCTTGTTTTCAATGCCGTTGTGGAATCGCCTGCTCCAGAAAACACGAACCGTGGAAAAAGCCAGCGACGATTACCGTGTCCACCCCGGCGAGAAGACATGAGTGAACTAGATAGGATCAGCGCAACCCTCAGGGAAAGCCAACGGCGGACATTCCCGCGGCAAATGCGGGAGTTTGGATTGGATCTTATCCTGCGAGAGGGCGTTTTTCCTCCCGAAGATTTCCAGAGCTGGCATTGGATTTGCGAGAACTTTCCCCCTTTCGCCGGAAAGACCATCTTGGAGATTGGCTGCGGCTTCGGCCTTCCCGGTCTTTGGTTGGCAAAGACTGGTGCACTGTCGGTGTTGGCCTGCGATATCAATCCGAGGGCTGTTGCGAACACGCTGGAGAATGCCGCGAGAAACGACATTAAGAATGTCCAGGTCATCGCAAGCGATATTTTCAGTAATATTCCACCTTGTAGGAAGTTCGATATTGTTTTTTGGAATTACCCATCGAACTTCGCTCCTGAAAAATACGAATTCATCGATGACCTTGAGCATGGAGCATTTGATCCAGGCTACAACCTGCTCAAGAGATTTCTATCGGAAAGCCCGGGATTCCTTACGGAAATAGGTCATATTCTTCTAGGGTTCGGCACTAACGCCCGGGACGACCTCCTGGAACAAATCACAGCTGCCAACAATCTCACTTCGGCGATGCTCGGGTCGGGAGATTATCCCAACGTCAACGTCACTTACAGGCTGTTCTCACTTTTCCGTAAAGCCTCAACCGTATGATTTCTGACCTGCTGCGGATTGCACTGGCCGCCATTTCGCATAATCGATCGCAAGACAGCTGGCTTGCTGGGAGCATCGTTCTTTCGCAGTTCATCCAGCGTGTGCCGAATGATATTGATATACATCACGTCAATTTTTCTGCGTTTGCAGACGCTGTGGACAAGGATCGCAGGTCTCTGGCGGAAGCGGGCTTCCTGATAGCGTCGCAACAGTCTTCCGGCGCGGAACTGGAAATTGTGTTCTTTGGGTTGGAAGGGCTCTTGGCGGTGAATTGGGTTGTTGTACATGAACGGCCAAAAGCAATAATAGAAGATCCGCATCTTGGGAGTCGGGCAACGTTTTCGGACGTCATCGCTCAAAAGATCGAAATGTACCGGGAGAGCCTTCATTCGAAGCACAGGGATGATCTACTTGCTCTTTTGGAACACTCTGCCTCAATGGCAGCTGAGATCAGTCCAGAAAAGCTGGTTGCTGACCTTTCGGCGCTCGGGCTGCGTGATGTTCATCAACACACTCAATCTTTTCCAAAGACGCATCGACCAAGAAATATGTGAGCTCTGGCCGGAGATTGGGGCCGCGAACGGTCAACTGAGTTCGTTGATGCGCTTGAGATGCATTTGTCGCACGAAACCCGCGGACCTGGCTTTAGTCTTCCGAATGAGCGTCTTTGACACGGCGATGACACCTGAATGCCTCTCTTGCAAAAGAGGAGAATGCTGCAAGATACCGCCCTTATTTCGGCTCCGTACAGGCCTTTTGCTTCTCCTTCTTTCTTTTGGAACGCTTCCCCTATGCGACCCTACGGCTGCGACGGGTTCCCGGATGTTTCCGCCACCGTCCTCCCCACACCCGCTGCGCGACCGATCCGCCCTCTTTGTGCCTGTGCCATCTGCCTCACTGTACTACTGATCCGATCTCAAGGCCTCCGCCTCCTCTAGACAGAGGCAAAGATATTCCGTCAGTAATACGACAGATGGCACATGCATGGCGGACCCAGGCACTCGCCAGGCGCCAACCGGACTAAATAGAATCACCTCATCTGCGGCCTCAGCCACCTCGCCGCTTGCGCGGCTTGAAATAGCAATCGTATATGCTCCGGTTTTGCGTGCGATATTCAGAAAGTTCTTGGTTTCCTCATTGTGGCCCAACAAGGAGATGCCAATCGCGACGCTCGAAGGGTCAAGCGCTCGCGCGAGACCATGTGCCATGCTTGCGGAACCAGAGGAATGGACGGGGAGTCCAAGCCAAATCAACCGCGTCGCC encodes the following:
- a CDS encoding aspartate kinase gives rise to the protein MDGAINGFPPYGFSAVVKFGGSIMRDLAVCKHAVAELERLADHGHRILVVPGGGIPDKAIEAVDVAASLTPSTAHHACALAQDQTGYMLADPAFSSKLVPSASLGECRALAKAAKVPVLLPSRLLFAADPVEWTWHITSDAVAAWIAWLTSTPRLVIWTNVDGVYRGGAVDDPAALVEQITARELVRFGHTSIDACAVDFMAQKHLPGAVINARYPARLADWLAGTPVRATDITVNGSEEADINPQTLGDT
- a CDS encoding nucleoside-diphosphate kinase, which translates into the protein MASRALIVYGPEVARSGLTCLLDDFIRQRTGLELSERFFSLHSRGSIGAFYSLTNSTGGRHWPVVLDLFDTRPVCASIWSGPNALFLAQELKGECQPAQARRGTVRSLFFCDNPVTNLIHVSDSHEVMKAELAILRTRFIGYEVAAWNFLNTGCITHSSFETLLSVLGDRGAAQRFGNSGDSSALAHARFCYTKAILLALERGLTTTVQNYFRGDRAGLESLVRHAPLLSSWDRLILEAGLFSMPLWNRLLQKTRTVEKASDDYRVHPGEKT
- a CDS encoding methyltransferase — protein: MSELDRISATLRESQRRTFPRQMREFGLDLILREGVFPPEDFQSWHWICENFPPFAGKTILEIGCGFGLPGLWLAKTGALSVLACDINPRAVANTLENAARNDIKNVQVIASDIFSNIPPCRKFDIVFWNYPSNFAPEKYEFIDDLEHGAFDPGYNLLKRFLSESPGFLTEIGHILLGFGTNARDDLLEQITAANNLTSAMLGSGDYPNVNVTYRLFSLFRKASTV